In the genome of Cryptomeria japonica chromosome 8, Sugi_1.0, whole genome shotgun sequence, one region contains:
- the LOC131026763 gene encoding RING-H2 finger protein ATL74, producing MHEISPFELMGRKFLEDEKTGHLGSSPISSPKASLEVAEPSSFDGTLIIILAGFVVSLLCAMAVSRLVRFACGWIGGMIGVNLSPVSATAQTGNTNGNHTCVKKFSVHTLPSVVYSRELESRGTDCAICLAEFVEGEKLRIVTQCNHRFHMECIDKWLAHNPSCPSCRQSLVQ from the coding sequence ATGCATGAAATTTCGCCTTTTGAACTAATGGGGAGAAAATTTCTGGAAGATGAAAAAACAGGGCACTTAGGTTCTTCTCCAATAAGTTCGCCAAAAGCTAGTTTAGAGGTTGCTGAGCCGTCCAGTTTTGACGGTACATTGATTATAATACTGGCAGGTTTTGTTGTCTCTCTGCTCTGTGCAATGGCCGTAAGCAGATTAGTACGTTTTGCTTGTGGATGGATCGGCGGCATGATTGGGGTTAATTTATCCCCTGTTTCTGCTACTGCTCAGACTGGTAATACTAATGGCAACCACACTTGTGTGAAGAAATTCAGTGTTCACACACTGCCTAGTGTTGTGTATAGCAGGGAATTGGAATCCAGAGGCACAGACTGTGCAATTTGCCTGGCAGAGTTTGTGGAAGGGGAAAAGTTGAGAATAGTGACACAGTGTAATCACAGATTCCACATGGAGTGCATTGACAAATGGCTGGCCCACAATCCTTCTTGCCCCTCCTGTAGACAGTCTCTTGTGCAATAA